In one window of bacterium DNA:
- a CDS encoding protein kinase, with amino-acid sequence MRYERLRRLGGGETADTFLCSDRLRGGRLVARKVFFPEWSRNHPDLVDREFRTLAGISHPHVAAIEDFGEDGDSFYLVSEFVEGRTILDHLRGADLDTVAAIFVQVLEALDHLYFRNVVHLDLKPENVLVRPPDGSQGAAVKLIDFGLSTLAFGLEDPPPGAIGSPPFTAPELALGRRLDTRSDLYSAGALLYAAVSGRLPYDGEDLVAILNQQLKRDPVPLHEVAPVSRDLSGFVQRLMARDSAERFENPRAALRAFGEALGESFPVARAVPIPLFEDPDLIFRKDEVPGLFRRIRDRGGLWAIRGAPGMGKTFLARWLERAFWRERRPVVSWTGERLVLSGEVPHQAGVAIIDDADRGPVAAWAAARGQGTVIALGETLEDCVSPPWTAVDLKPLTDDQMEDVLQALFGKISAGKISQGPARPWTEGCRGIPRDFVRMGRGLLRGGAVRKEGAGWRWEGAPLNVFASVEGPKRRLLGILRSSRISLEAETLGLWTDQSVAEVEETLQELAQDGWLQRGVEGGRTQYRSFDAGDDGVAESDPGKLARLLQDLYDEGRYRDGLDLLRGRERDGPPSILRLRAKHLASAGSHAEALEILTDDFLANLPEAERPDALETRGKALIFSGRMEEAARDLTAAAAASEKAGDDDGLARALLLLGVLKHRAGKRDEALTLYERAVVLAPKTPRPLLVQGTGELNLANLFYDLADLGRAEGFYQKSIESLKETRHAAVTAQAHLNYAALAHFQGKLLKAAHLCREALRRAVDARYELTQGRALLLLAMIHEKEGRTTLQDERLSEAVAIFEKAGFAFEAAQARIHRAYFYETAGRLDAAESDARSALERAGAIGAADLAAQARLVLGRTLGRRGQTAEAKACVEEARRHFAAHGNAPMEKECAEALRGLGGEA; translated from the coding sequence GTGCGTTATGAGCGACTGCGCAGGCTCGGCGGGGGGGAGACGGCGGACACCTTTCTGTGCAGCGACCGTCTGCGCGGCGGAAGGCTCGTGGCGCGGAAGGTCTTTTTTCCGGAGTGGTCGCGGAACCATCCCGATCTGGTCGACCGCGAATTCCGGACGCTCGCCGGCATCTCGCACCCTCACGTCGCGGCCATTGAGGATTTCGGAGAAGACGGCGATTCGTTCTACCTGGTGAGCGAGTTCGTCGAGGGAAGGACGATCCTCGACCACCTTCGTGGCGCCGATCTCGACACCGTCGCCGCGATCTTCGTCCAGGTCCTCGAGGCCCTCGATCACCTCTATTTCCGGAACGTCGTTCACCTGGACCTCAAGCCGGAGAACGTCCTCGTGCGTCCTCCGGACGGTTCCCAAGGCGCGGCCGTCAAACTTATCGATTTCGGACTCTCGACTTTGGCCTTTGGCCTCGAAGACCCCCCTCCGGGGGCGATCGGCTCGCCGCCGTTCACCGCGCCCGAACTCGCCCTGGGACGGAGGCTCGATACGCGGAGCGATCTCTACTCCGCGGGGGCGCTCCTCTATGCCGCCGTATCCGGACGGCTCCCCTATGACGGGGAAGACCTGGTCGCCATCCTCAATCAACAACTCAAGAGGGATCCCGTCCCCCTTCACGAGGTCGCGCCCGTGTCCCGCGATTTGAGCGGATTCGTGCAGCGCCTCATGGCCCGCGATTCGGCGGAACGGTTCGAGAATCCGAGGGCGGCCCTGCGCGCCTTCGGCGAGGCACTGGGAGAGTCCTTTCCCGTCGCGCGCGCGGTGCCCATCCCGCTCTTTGAAGACCCGGACCTGATCTTCCGGAAGGACGAGGTCCCGGGTCTCTTTCGAAGGATTCGCGATCGCGGCGGCCTTTGGGCGATCCGGGGCGCGCCCGGAATGGGAAAGACCTTTCTCGCGCGATGGCTCGAGCGGGCCTTTTGGAGGGAGCGGCGACCGGTCGTTTCCTGGACGGGCGAGCGCCTCGTCCTCTCGGGGGAGGTTCCTCATCAGGCTGGCGTGGCGATTATCGATGACGCCGACCGGGGCCCCGTCGCGGCTTGGGCGGCGGCCCGTGGCCAGGGAACGGTTATCGCCCTGGGCGAGACCTTGGAGGACTGCGTCTCTCCGCCGTGGACGGCCGTCGACCTCAAGCCTCTCACGGACGACCAGATGGAGGACGTCCTGCAGGCCCTGTTCGGAAAAATCTCCGCCGGAAAGATTTCCCAAGGACCCGCAAGGCCCTGGACGGAGGGTTGCCGCGGGATTCCGCGCGACTTCGTCCGCATGGGCCGTGGGCTTCTCCGAGGCGGCGCCGTCCGGAAGGAGGGCGCCGGTTGGCGGTGGGAGGGCGCACCCCTGAACGTCTTCGCCTCCGTCGAAGGGCCGAAGCGCCGCCTTTTGGGGATCCTGCGGTCGAGCCGCATTTCCCTCGAGGCGGAGACGCTTGGCCTCTGGACCGATCAGAGCGTCGCCGAGGTGGAGGAGACGCTTCAGGAACTGGCGCAAGACGGATGGTTGCAGAGGGGCGTGGAGGGAGGCCGGACGCAATACCGGTCATTCGACGCGGGGGATGACGGGGTTGCCGAGTCCGATCCCGGAAAACTCGCGCGGCTCCTGCAGGACCTCTACGACGAAGGCCGTTATCGCGACGGGCTCGATCTTTTGAGGGGGCGGGAGCGCGACGGCCCACCCTCGATCCTCCGTCTCCGGGCCAAACACCTGGCGAGCGCGGGGTCCCATGCGGAGGCGTTGGAGATCTTGACCGACGACTTCCTGGCCAACCTCCCTGAGGCGGAAAGACCCGACGCCCTGGAGACGCGCGGAAAGGCGCTGATCTTTTCGGGACGGATGGAGGAAGCCGCCCGCGATCTGACGGCCGCGGCGGCCGCCTCCGAAAAGGCCGGCGACGACGACGGGCTCGCCCGGGCCCTCCTGCTCCTGGGCGTCCTGAAACATCGCGCCGGGAAGAGGGACGAGGCGCTGACCCTCTACGAAAGGGCCGTGGTGCTCGCGCCGAAGACCCCGCGGCCTCTGTTGGTTCAGGGGACCGGCGAGCTCAATCTCGCCAATCTCTTCTACGACCTGGCGGACCTTGGGAGGGCCGAGGGGTTCTACCAAAAAAGCATCGAGTCCTTGAAGGAGACGCGTCACGCGGCGGTGACGGCCCAAGCCCATCTCAACTACGCGGCGCTCGCGCATTTTCAAGGAAAACTCCTCAAGGCGGCGCATCTCTGCCGGGAGGCCCTCCGCCGGGCCGTCGACGCGCGGTACGAGCTGACCCAAGGTCGCGCGCTCCTCCTCCTGGCCATGATCCACGAAAAGGAAGGCCGGACAACCCTCCAAGATGAGCGCCTCTCGGAGGCGGTCGCGATCTTCGAAAAGGCGGGATTCGCCTTCGAGGCCGCCCAAGCCCGGATCCATCGGGCCTATTTTTACGAAACGGCCGGCCGTCTCGACGCGGCCGAGTCCGATGCCCGGTCGGCCCTGGAGCGGGCCGGGGCGATCGGGGCCGCGGATCTCGCGGCCCAGGCGCGGCTGGTCCTGGGCAGGACGCTCGGCCGCCGGGGTCAAACGGCCGAGGCCAAGGCCTGCGTGGAGGAGGCCCGGCGTCATTTCGCGGCGCACGGAAACGCGCCCATGGAAAAGGAATGCGCGGAGGCCCTGAGGGGCCTGGGAGGTGAGGCATGA
- a CDS encoding FHA domain-containing protein, translating into MSFTPTPFSGPGSPDHNPPQTVEGPAAGGTVPLAGGENPPPGAPRPDSFSIPSALGGLGEILGDAARTVIRIPRIFANAANASAETREARALRAEWNSAAENAGVAENLATLAELLGQYEESQNDGPVLSVALTALELWGTGDADLHRELTDHRLRLSQALESGDDEAAAAAEDEALAWIPRYAAGMLRISGDECVPRELLTFLSEQPAEEIAVVDVAALALEAAFQPYHTGDGYGFLHEMTASVESADYRLAEWSRAYLDTARHWLAWRLDGIYGREALEAGLPPADESHGDDALALTAYFSRPVADAYEAFRSADYEEATALFTDFRRLVRMASVTDRMNTLWDTREITDQYNTQDDLRWNELLWFSPGADHLDQPIGPWDAAFVDSDYFERMRDFGEECFSRLGLLEGMLTILSRAGTTEERTGALRETAGLQAQLEERFGTDVAFYDQLPRTVRDLVENNAARSQMSSLLETVVVSAFTFGTGAVLRNLAEAGRALPWAFRAGEMTRLGRAYSWVRDAALFEGSSLAIDAALDPGRRVSPESSTGANLARTALGYVETVGLFGVLHALGAPFQAAENRIVRGLRLASGWGERLSLHAEDLIVRLSRLGTEASGMAAYSTTFESTVGQVRGLWGDDTFSFAENAAQFFGPESLARNLALIGVMRAVGLIGETLTPRNAAALALLPLSLLDGGLSLAMAVVRGPDARFYDYDPSPGRTNGDSPTVVIPIGPSGRCLFRTLDASRSTWSIGREPGSDVELAGHLRSVSNNHATIRREVDPLTGETRWQLIDHSTNGTVIDGIAVSGRAFTLTPGRHELALGTTVIQLQIPVPPLRPTPVATDAESAPGLFQRIRRTVRNMLLSPLWLFMGAEGGAGDPPAPRGELSDVVSHNLSLLSSREFRQVLGAESFGGNAGPDRAGVNVAVDAEGRIAAIGNPQNLPSEIRQALDEGRYLSVTLSVDLRGWIDWSRCATSDPIPDAAKETLRRSVEEYNARLSAGTGGASGMLAPLLGLSAVLPGLSDAFSFSPFLAGAGFAAALIARRAYEMSDRNRRENRMADSLVRTVHRRLRNELEMNVPLEEIRRTYHEVIAPDFKMGAGGRRNAGDLTAYSEQEEELFAYFAALSEEH; encoded by the coding sequence ATGAGCTTCACTCCCACCCCATTTTCCGGCCCGGGGAGCCCCGATCATAACCCACCGCAAACGGTGGAGGGCCCTGCCGCCGGCGGCACGGTGCCGCTGGCGGGGGGCGAAAATCCTCCCCCAGGGGCTCCCCGGCCGGATTCCTTCTCGATTCCGTCGGCCTTGGGCGGGCTGGGAGAAATCTTGGGCGACGCCGCCCGGACGGTCATTCGGATCCCGAGGATCTTCGCGAACGCGGCCAACGCGTCCGCGGAAACGCGGGAGGCCCGGGCCCTGCGAGCCGAATGGAACTCGGCCGCCGAAAATGCGGGAGTCGCCGAGAACCTGGCGACGCTGGCCGAACTTCTGGGACAGTATGAAGAATCCCAGAACGACGGGCCCGTCTTAAGCGTCGCCCTGACGGCCCTCGAGTTGTGGGGGACCGGCGATGCGGACCTCCATCGGGAGCTGACGGATCACCGCCTCCGTCTCTCCCAGGCGCTGGAGAGCGGCGACGACGAGGCCGCCGCGGCGGCGGAGGACGAGGCCCTCGCCTGGATCCCGCGTTACGCCGCCGGCATGCTTCGTATCTCGGGGGATGAATGCGTTCCCCGCGAACTCTTAACCTTCCTCAGTGAACAGCCCGCGGAGGAGATCGCCGTCGTCGACGTCGCGGCCCTCGCGCTGGAGGCGGCCTTCCAGCCCTACCACACGGGAGACGGCTACGGATTCCTCCATGAGATGACCGCCTCCGTCGAGAGCGCGGATTACCGCCTCGCGGAATGGAGCCGCGCCTACTTGGACACCGCGAGACACTGGCTCGCCTGGCGCTTGGACGGGATCTACGGGCGCGAGGCCTTGGAGGCGGGGCTCCCTCCAGCCGATGAGTCGCACGGCGACGACGCCCTCGCCCTGACGGCCTACTTTTCGCGACCCGTTGCGGATGCCTACGAGGCGTTTCGCTCCGCGGACTATGAAGAGGCGACGGCACTCTTCACGGATTTCCGCCGCCTCGTCCGCATGGCCTCGGTCACGGACCGCATGAACACGCTGTGGGACACGCGCGAGATCACGGATCAGTACAACACGCAGGACGACCTGCGCTGGAACGAGCTGCTTTGGTTCTCGCCGGGTGCCGACCACCTCGATCAGCCGATCGGCCCGTGGGACGCCGCCTTCGTCGATTCCGACTACTTCGAGCGCATGAGGGACTTCGGCGAGGAGTGTTTTTCCCGGCTGGGACTCCTCGAGGGGATGCTGACGATCTTATCGCGCGCGGGGACGACGGAGGAACGCACCGGGGCACTCCGTGAGACGGCCGGTCTCCAGGCGCAGCTCGAAGAGCGGTTCGGGACCGATGTGGCCTTCTACGATCAGCTCCCGAGGACGGTCCGGGACCTGGTGGAGAACAACGCCGCCCGGAGCCAGATGTCCTCGCTCCTCGAAACCGTCGTCGTTTCGGCCTTCACCTTCGGGACGGGTGCGGTCCTCCGGAACCTCGCCGAGGCCGGACGAGCCCTGCCCTGGGCCTTTCGCGCGGGTGAAATGACGCGGCTCGGGCGGGCCTATTCCTGGGTCCGGGACGCGGCCCTCTTCGAAGGCTCGTCCCTCGCGATCGACGCCGCGCTGGATCCGGGACGGCGGGTTTCCCCGGAATCCTCGACGGGGGCGAACCTCGCGCGGACCGCGCTGGGCTACGTCGAAACCGTCGGCCTCTTTGGCGTCCTTCACGCGCTGGGTGCCCCATTTCAAGCGGCCGAGAACCGGATCGTCCGGGGCCTTCGTCTCGCGTCGGGATGGGGCGAGCGGCTCTCGCTTCATGCGGAGGATCTCATCGTCCGCCTGTCCCGGTTGGGAACGGAAGCCAGCGGCATGGCGGCCTACAGCACCACCTTCGAATCCACGGTCGGCCAGGTCCGAGGTCTCTGGGGAGACGACACCTTCTCCTTCGCGGAAAACGCCGCGCAGTTCTTCGGCCCGGAGAGCCTCGCCCGCAATCTCGCCCTGATCGGCGTCATGCGCGCCGTAGGCCTCATCGGCGAGACCCTCACGCCCCGCAACGCGGCCGCGCTCGCCCTCCTGCCGCTCAGCCTCCTCGACGGGGGTTTGAGCCTCGCCATGGCCGTCGTCCGAGGGCCGGACGCGCGTTTCTACGATTACGATCCCTCTCCCGGCCGAACGAACGGGGATTCTCCGACGGTCGTCATCCCCATCGGTCCTTCCGGCAGGTGTTTGTTCCGAACCCTCGATGCGAGCCGGTCCACCTGGAGCATCGGCCGGGAGCCGGGATCCGACGTGGAACTCGCCGGACATCTCCGATCCGTTTCAAACAACCACGCGACGATCCGGAGGGAGGTTGACCCGCTGACCGGCGAGACCCGTTGGCAGTTGATCGATCACAGCACCAACGGGACGGTCATAGACGGCATCGCAGTCTCAGGGCGCGCTTTCACCCTGACGCCGGGCAGGCACGAACTCGCCTTAGGGACCACGGTCATCCAACTGCAAATCCCGGTCCCTCCCTTGCGTCCGACTCCAGTGGCCACCGATGCGGAGTCCGCGCCCGGGCTCTTTCAACGGATCCGCCGCACAGTCCGCAATATGCTTCTAAGTCCCCTGTGGCTATTTATGGGTGCCGAGGGCGGGGCGGGCGACCCGCCGGCCCCACGTGGAGAGCTCTCGGACGTCGTCTCCCACAACCTCTCCCTCCTAAGCTCCCGCGAATTCCGACAAGTCCTGGGCGCGGAATCCTTCGGCGGGAACGCGGGCCCGGACCGGGCCGGGGTCAACGTCGCCGTGGACGCGGAGGGGCGGATCGCGGCCATCGGAAATCCCCAAAACCTGCCCTCCGAGATCCGGCAGGCCCTGGACGAAGGACGATACCTCAGCGTGACCTTGAGCGTGGATCTTCGAGGGTGGATCGATTGGAGCCGTTGCGCCACCTCGGATCCGATCCCCGACGCCGCCAAGGAAACGCTCCGCCGGAGCGTGGAGGAATACAACGCGAGGCTCTCAGCGGGGACGGGCGGCGCCTCGGGCATGTTGGCTCCCCTTCTCGGTCTTTCGGCGGTCCTGCCGGGACTCTCGGATGCGTTTTCTTTCAGTCCTTTCCTCGCGGGAGCCGGCTTCGCCGCGGCCCTCATCGCCCGGCGCGCCTACGAGATGTCGGACCGGAACCGGAGGGAAAACCGGATGGCGGACTCGCTGGTTCGCACCGTGCATCGCCGTCTCCGGAACGAGTTGGAAATGAACGTCCCCCTCGAGGAAATCCGCCGGACCTATCACGAGGTGATCGCGCCAGACTTCAAAATGGGGGCCGGTGGGCGGCGGAACGCCGGGGACCTCACGGCCTACTCCGAGCAGGAGGAGGAGCTCTTCGCTTATTTCGCGGCCCTGTCCGAGGAGCATTAG